A window of Candidatus Omnitrophota bacterium genomic DNA:
ACAACTCCTAAAACTCTTCCGCCGCTAGTTAGTAATTTCTGATTAAATTTCGTACCGGCGTGGAAAACAAAAACATCCTCTCTATTCTCTAGCTTCTCTAAACCGGTTATCTCTTTAAATTTCTCATAATTTCCCGGATAGCCGCCGGAAGCTAAAACAACACAAAGACAAAAACGTTCATCCCACTCTAAATTTACCCCATTAAGTCTACCTTCAGCAGTTTTTAACATAATCTCGAAAAGATCGCTCTTTAACTTAGGCAAAATTGCCTGAGTTTCCGGATCGCCGAATCTTACGTTGAATTCTAAAACTGAAATCTCCTCATCTTTAATCATTAAGCCAGCATAAAGAATACCCCTATAGGGTTTGCCTTCGGCTCTTAACCCATCAATTAAAGGTTTAAATACCTGATCAATAATCTTTTTTAAAAGTTGATCATTAACTAAAGGTGCCGGTGAATAAGCTCCCATACCTCCGGTGTTAGGACCTTTATCGCCGTCAAAAGCAGCCTTATGGTCCTGTGAAGACACTAAAGGCAAGATGGTTTCACCATCACTAAATATTAAGATTGAAGCCTCTTGGCCCTTTAGGCAATCTTCAATAATTACTCTGTAGCCGGCTGAGCCAAACTTTCTATCAACCATAATCATATCAATTGCATCCTTGGCCTCATCTTGAGTTCTAGCTACAATAACTCCTTTTCCGGCAGCTAGGCCATCAGCCTTTATCACTATCGGTGCTCCTTTCCGATCTATATACTCTTTTGCTTTATCTGGACTATCAAAAACTTCAAAATCAGCAGTGGGAACTGAAAATTTACGCATCATTTCCTTAGAAAACACTTTGCTTCCTTCTAGACGAGCTAAGTCTTTTCTCGGACCAAATATCTTTAAACCCTGGCTTTCGAACTGATCAACTATACCCTTAACTAATGGCGCTTCCGGACCGACTACAGTTAAATCTATCTTTTCAGTCTTAGCAAACTTCAGGAGACTCTCAATATCAGTAGCTGAAATATCTAAATTCTCAGCAAGTAAAACAGTGCCACCATTGCCTGGCGCACAATAAAGTTTATCAACTAAAGCTGACTGGCTTAGCTTCCAAGCTAGGCAATGCTCGCGGCCGCCTGAACCAATAACTAGCACCTTCATCGTAACACCATTTTCTTAGAAGATTTAACTACCTGGCCAATGATCTCGGCTTTAACATATTTATTAAGCTGCCGCTTAAATTCTCGAGCATACTTTTTATCTACAGCTAAAATCATACCAATACCCATATTGAATACCGAGTACATCTCTTTTTCAGAAATTCCACCAGCCTTCTGAACTATTTTAAAGATCTCAGGAACTCTAAAACTATTTTTCTCGATCACCATACCTAAGCCTTTAGGTAAAATCTTAGTCGCCTTATTGTAAAAAGCTCCTCCGGTTACATGAGCAATACCTTTAATCGCTTTAAGCTGCGATTTATGGTTCTCAAGTAAAGAAAGGATCGGTTTTACATAGATACGTGTCGGAACCAATAACTTTTTAGCGTATTTTTTTATGCCTTTTGGACCTAAAGCTTTACGAACCAAGGAAAACCCGTTTGAATGAAAACCTGAAGACTCTAAACCAATCAAAAGATCACCGGCTTTAATATTTTTACAGTTAATCATCTTAGCCTTATCGACTATTCCTACGCAGAACCCGGCTAAATCATATTCCTGGCTTTTATACATCCCCGGCATCTCAGCAGTTTCACCGCCGAGTAAAAGACAATCCGACTCGCTTAAGCCTTGCTTGATGCCCAGCATAACCGCATCCAAAGTTGTGAGTTTTACCTTTCCGCAAGCAATATAATCCAAAAAGAAAAGCGGCCGAGCCCCGACACAAATTAAATCATTAACATTCATGGCAACCAAATCTACTCCGACCGTATTGTGAATTCCTAGCTTTTGAGCAATTATTAGCTTTGTGCCCACACCATCGGCTGAAGAAACTAAGTAAGGATTTTTGCATTTAGTCAAAGCTGAGGCTAAGGGAAAAACAGAGCCAAAGGCTTCGACCTTGCTTAAATTAGATAATTTAATCTTTTTAGCAAAAGCCTCGCCAATCTTTACATCTACGCCAGCTTGTTTATAGGTAACTTTTTTCATTATTTAAAGTAGTTAACTGCGTTTTTAAAAAATCCTAATCCTTGGGGGCTAATCTTTTTATCTTTCCAAAGCGGCCAATGATGCTCAAAAATAAAACGTTCTGGATGCGGCATTAACCCCAGGACTCTTCCGCTAGAATCGCAAATTCCAGCTATTGCTTTAAGCGATCCATTAGGATTAAAAGGGTAGCTGGCCTCATCACCTTGGCTATCGACATAACGAAGAGCGATCTGATTGTTTAGTTCTATTTTATCTAAAATACTTGATTCTGCATAGAATTTTCCTTCTCCGTGAGCTATTGGCAGACGAATCACTTCATCTAAGCCCTTAAGCCAAACGCTTTCTGAGCTGACCCTTAGATAGACCCAACGATCTTCAAAACGATCAGAATCATTATTAGTCAAAGTAACCTTTTGTTTAAAATCAATGTCCGGCAAAATACCGGTTTTTACCAGAACCTGAAATCCATTACAAATGCCTAAAATTAAGCCACCTTTATCAATGAAACCCTGCAAACTTTCCCTCAACCAGCAAAGAAATTCCAAAGAAAGAATTTTTCCAGCACCTAAATCATCACCGTAGCTAAACCCTCCAGGAATACAAAGTATCTGATAACTGGAAAGGTCTGGCTTCTCTTTAATATAATTTATATGAGCCAATTTAGTGTCCGCTCCGGCTAAATTAAAAGCAAATTCAGTCTCCTTGTCGCAGTTAATTCCGGCTGTGCGAATAATTAGAGTTTTTGGTTTCATCTTTATTAAATTTATCTAAATTCAGAGAATGTTCTCATCCAACAATCTCTCAAAGTTTCTACCGGCTGATTAATAACTTCTTTACAGTCCTTGCTATAAACAATCAGCTTCTTCTTATCAGAAACACAACCGATTAAGCCAAATGGGGAGTCGACCAAGGCTCGTTCAAATTCATTTTGATTTACCTTATTTACCTCAACAACAAACCGCGAAGCTGACTCAGAGAATAACAGCTCATAATCAAGCATGCTAGAGAGCTTAGGTACCTCTTCTAAGAACACATTTGCTCCCAAATCTGCCCCGATACACATCTCAGAAATTGCAACTGCCAAACCACCCTCAGAACAGTCATGGCAAGATTCAACTAACCCTTTTTCCATCGCTTGGCTAAGACGTTCAAATATACTTTTTGCACAAGCCTTGTCAACCTTAGGTACTAGGCCTTCGGTAATATTGTATTTTCGAAAATACTCTGAAGCTCCCATTTCCGGCTTGGTAAAACCGACTACATAAATAAGATTATCCTTGGCCTTAAAGTTATTACTAATAACCTTCTGCCAATCAGAGATAATTGACATTGCTGAAATTAGCAAGGTTCCGGGGATCGAAATATGTTTTCCGGAAACATCATACTCATTATAAAGACTGTCTTTTCCGGAAATAAACGGTACGCCAAAGTAGGTTGAAAAATCATAACAAGCAACTGAGGCTCTGACTAAAGCTCCCAGCACCGATTCATCCTGCGGCGACCCCCAGCAGAAATTATCAAGAATGAAGGTTTTATCTAACTTTGCGCCACTAGAAACAACATTGCGTAAAGCTTCATCAATAGCTAAGGCCGCCATCCAGTAAGGGTCAAGATCAGAATAAAAAGGATTAATCCCAAAACCAACGGCAACGCAAGACTTACTTTCTAAATCCGGCCGGCTAATTGCTGCATCACTTACTGCAACCCGCGCAATACCGCTAACTGCTTTGTTAACTGATCCAGCCTGCACCTCATGATCATACTGTCTGACAATCCAATCCTTAGAAGCAATATTAGGAGTAGCTAACAAATCTCCGAGGTCATCGTTGTATGCATCTTTAGCTTCAATCTTTAAGTCGACTTGCTTTTTGTCTACCCAAGAAGCTTTCTTTTCTAGCTTAGGTAAATCAAAAATAAGCTCTAAATCGATGTCGCAAACTTTATTACTTTCATAAAAAAGCTCTAACTTCTGGGTTTCGGTAACTTCACCGACTACGGTTAGCTCAACATCCTCTTCCTTAAAAATATCCTCTAACTCGGCTAGCTTATCACGACTTGTAAAAAATACCATCCGCTCTTGAGATTCAGATATCCAAATCTCAGTATAAGTTAAGCCGCGATACTTTAAAGGAACTTTATCAAGGTCAACTTTGACACCATGTTCCTGAGCTAATTCAGTTATTGCACTGGAAATACCACCGGCTCCGCAATCAGTAATCGCAGAAAATAAATCCTTATCACGAGCCCTAAGAATAGCCTCGGTTAACTTTTTTTCTTCAATCGGATTGCCGACCTGAACAGCCGTAGTAAGACCTACTGTGTGTTCATCGAGCTCTTTAGATGAAAAAGTCGCCCCGTGGATTCCATCCCTTCCGGTTTTAGCCCCACAAAGAATAACTAAATCGCCGGGCTTTGACTTTTTAAATGACTTCTCTTTAGGCAAAATGCCCAAAGTCCCGCAATAGACTAAAGGATTACCTAAAAATCTCTTATCGAACAAGACTGCTCCGCCAATC
This region includes:
- the purD gene encoding phosphoribosylamine--glycine ligase; the protein is MKVLVIGSGGREHCLAWKLSQSALVDKLYCAPGNGGTVLLAENLDISATDIESLLKFAKTEKIDLTVVGPEAPLVKGIVDQFESQGLKIFGPRKDLARLEGSKVFSKEMMRKFSVPTADFEVFDSPDKAKEYIDRKGAPIVIKADGLAAGKGVIVARTQDEAKDAIDMIMVDRKFGSAGYRVIIEDCLKGQEASILIFSDGETILPLVSSQDHKAAFDGDKGPNTGGMGAYSPAPLVNDQLLKKIIDQVFKPLIDGLRAEGKPYRGILYAGLMIKDEEISVLEFNVRFGDPETQAILPKLKSDLFEIMLKTAEGRLNGVNLEWDERFCLCVVLASGGYPGNYEKFKEITGLEKLENREDVFVFHAGTKFNQKLLTSGGRVLGVVGLGDTIKDAQIKAYQAIDDIQFDKMFYRKDIGDKALRESLA
- the purQ gene encoding phosphoribosylformylglycinamidine synthase I, translating into MKPKTLIIRTAGINCDKETEFAFNLAGADTKLAHINYIKEKPDLSSYQILCIPGGFSYGDDLGAGKILSLEFLCWLRESLQGFIDKGGLILGICNGFQVLVKTGILPDIDFKQKVTLTNNDSDRFEDRWVYLRVSSESVWLKGLDEVIRLPIAHGEGKFYAESSILDKIELNNQIALRYVDSQGDEASYPFNPNGSLKAIAGICDSSGRVLGLMPHPERFIFEHHWPLWKDKKISPQGLGFFKNAVNYFK
- the purM gene encoding phosphoribosylformylglycinamidine cyclo-ligase, which produces MKKVTYKQAGVDVKIGEAFAKKIKLSNLSKVEAFGSVFPLASALTKCKNPYLVSSADGVGTKLIIAQKLGIHNTVGVDLVAMNVNDLICVGARPLFFLDYIACGKVKLTTLDAVMLGIKQGLSESDCLLLGGETAEMPGMYKSQEYDLAGFCVGIVDKAKMINCKNIKAGDLLIGLESSGFHSNGFSLVRKALGPKGIKKYAKKLLVPTRIYVKPILSLLENHKSQLKAIKGIAHVTGGAFYNKATKILPKGLGMVIEKNSFRVPEIFKIVQKAGGISEKEMYSVFNMGIGMILAVDKKYAREFKRQLNKYVKAEIIGQVVKSSKKMVLR
- the purL gene encoding phosphoribosylformylglycinamidine synthase subunit PurL is translated as MIWRIDVFSKEKASSSKIASEISDLGIALNPQVFTRKVYLLEADLGQGQLEMIATQLLIDPIIEAYSITRGIFEDRPEDNQILITYNPGVCDTVALSLEKAVSDMSLNLKSARCARFYEFVGLAKEQILYLASKLLYNPLIEHILEYEQGSRLATLDEFSGKDYSFNLVTVEVLEASDEKLKEISKQGCLSLSLDEMKIIQAYFQKLKRNPTDCELETIATLWSEHCAHKTFRGLIEYSQKDSEGKLIKQETINNLLKSTVFKATKEIAHPDCVSVFEDNAGVVKFDKKNNICFKVETHNHPSSLEPYGGASTGIGGVIRDILGTGCAAKPFSSVDIFCFSPWDLKHDQVPQGLLHPKRIIKGVIKGVRDYGNRMGIPTIGGAVLFDKRFLGNPLVYCGTLGILPKEKSFKKSKPGDLVILCGAKTGRDGIHGATFSSKELDEHTVGLTTAVQVGNPIEEKKLTEAILRARDKDLFSAITDCGAGGISSAITELAQEHGVKVDLDKVPLKYRGLTYTEIWISESQERMVFFTSRDKLAELEDIFKEEDVELTVVGEVTETQKLELFYESNKVCDIDLELIFDLPKLEKKASWVDKKQVDLKIEAKDAYNDDLGDLLATPNIASKDWIVRQYDHEVQAGSVNKAVSGIARVAVSDAAISRPDLESKSCVAVGFGINPFYSDLDPYWMAALAIDEALRNVVSSGAKLDKTFILDNFCWGSPQDESVLGALVRASVACYDFSTYFGVPFISGKDSLYNEYDVSGKHISIPGTLLISAMSIISDWQKVISNNFKAKDNLIYVVGFTKPEMGASEYFRKYNITEGLVPKVDKACAKSIFERLSQAMEKGLVESCHDCSEGGLAVAISEMCIGADLGANVFLEEVPKLSSMLDYELLFSESASRFVVEVNKVNQNEFERALVDSPFGLIGCVSDKKKLIVYSKDCKEVINQPVETLRDCWMRTFSEFR